GAGGTTCACATTGCACACCAACCAAGTATTTTCCTCTTATAtagtaatattataatttattgaatgAAATACAACTTATTTGTATAATGGGAAGCTACATTGCATTAAGAATAATTGGGGCGTTAATGTTGCTATCCTCAGCCCCATTTGTTTTTGCATATATAGAATGCTCCACAGTCTCTCAACTGTTTTCTTCATGCTCAATCTTCATCACTTATGGTACCCCAGACCCAATTCCAGGGTCCCCTTGTTGTGATGCAATGTCTGGGTTGAGTATAATTTCTAATTCAGGTGATAATAAGCAATCTGTTTGTAGATGCATAATGGGCCTCATTCAAACTTACAACCCAAATGCTACAGCTATAGGTACCTTGCCAGGTTTATGTGGTATCTCTTTGGGCTTCATACTTGACCCCAATGTAGACTGTAGTTTATATGGAATTTCTTCTGGGCTTGGCCTTAACTAAGTGTAAGGCCCATAATCTACTTTTTATACTATTCTATTTATGCATCATCTAGAAACAATTGTTGACGAATTACAAGGTAAAATAAGATAGAATGTCTTCAGTTATGGAGAAGAGATTTTATGATTCACTAATGGATATAATAATACATTGTTTGTTGTAATTTGATTAGTGAAGTGCATTGATCTATAGAAGTGGATAAAATGTAATTTAGTTTCATTAAAGTTCTTCCAAATGAGCATCACACTTAAATGTAAATTAAACGGTTAATTTACAAGCACATTTACTCAATTTAACCGTGGTAATTCATTATTTTCTCAGAGTTGTCTTAGAAGTACAAAGTAGTATTTATAATCTAGGGGTTTAAGGACTAATTAATCGGAGACTTTTTCAACTTTTAATCACATCTCATGAacataataaattagtaaattagTCTGACATACGTGAAGACAAGGAAAAGTCATAACACATACAACACAAaactattgaagaaaaaaagaattaattgaattctattttattattcttgaaAATATATTCTGCAGATTCTTAATCcacttataaataaatttttagttaaatttaatttgaagttgGACTTTTAACACATTTTCTTCACACTTAAGATTATATACCtatttgagtttatttatcTCATATCAGTGACTTAATAATATGTAgtcta
The genomic region above belongs to Cicer arietinum cultivar CDC Frontier isolate Library 1 chromosome 4, Cicar.CDCFrontier_v2.0, whole genome shotgun sequence and contains:
- the LOC101501683 gene encoding putative non-specific lipid-transfer protein 14: MGSYIALRIIGALMLLSSAPFVFAYIECSTVSQLFSSCSIFITYGTPDPIPGSPCCDAMSGLSIISNSGDNKQSVCRCIMGLIQTYNPNATAIGTLPGLCGISLGFILDPNVDCSLYGISSGLGLN